From a region of the Mytilus galloprovincialis chromosome 3, xbMytGall1.hap1.1, whole genome shotgun sequence genome:
- the LOC143067691 gene encoding uncharacterized protein LOC143067691 has protein sequence MQYLILLWILQLYIDIYSSNPVVIDSFNMQQVLTNSSSDFLQIKDSTLKKIENNNNLRLVINKYKHIEFTRKRFNNDKISHPKESNGPPFDQVAKQHIGMTEKYFQTKRSGRHKRSTENQGFLDDPNNIAMFIVFPCMVFIYGGCAVIYCCYKCKHYVRENQPFRKLKERIQNRSNKRNATDNAMDTMESQTPNASDAQTTTAANTPKQEHSIRVFQKNESRSVNQDSSLIAQSSIDSKVTFVDVEYDDEIQSAMSTPLPLRDETVENVETTPTSESRVATDNSTHSYPSLCTVSTRVSTVNERETPSQISVSSRNESTDNKQIVYTSSESGHSVYTSFPKVCLVDMGCQTDDTTPTENKSRNILVKSKFGKHLNKKKQNIRIKSSRPGQIHYVERYASLNPYRDQVEADAVFLSRNHNKKKNLFDAVEDAVRQEHKGENRKYSITSID, from the coding sequence ATATTTACAGTAGCAATCCTGTGGTAATCGATTCCTTTAACATGCAACAAGTTTTAACAAACAGTTCTTCAGATTTTCTCCAGATTAAAGACTCAACATTGAAGAAGATTGAAAACAACAATAATCTACGACTTGTAATTAATAAGTACAAGCATATCGAATTCACCCGGAAAcgtttcaacaatgataaaatttCACACCCGAAAGAATCAAATGGTCCACCATTTGACCAAGTAGCTAAACAACATATCGGTATGACTGAGAAATACTTCCAAACTAAGAGATCAGGAAGGCATAAACGTTCCACAGAAAACCAGGGATTTCTAGACGACCCAAACAATATTGCCATGTTTATTGTATTTCCTTGTATGGTTTTTATATACGGTGGATGTGCGGTCATATATTGCTGTTATAAGTGTAAACATTATGTACGTGAAAATCAACCCTTCCGAAAACTAAAAGAACGAATCCAGAACAGGAGTAATAAACGGAACGCAACAGATAATGCGATGGATACAATGGAAAGTCAAACGCCAAACGCGTCGGATGCTCAAACAACTACTGCTGCAAACACGCCCAAGCAGGAACACAGTATAAGAGTGtttcaaaaaaatgaaagtagATCAGTAAATCAAGACAGTAGTTTGATAGCACAGAGTAGTATAGATTCAAAAGTAACCTTTGTTGACGTTGAATATGACGATGAAATTCAATCTGCGATGTCAACACCACTACCTCTTCGTGATGAAACTGTTGAAAATGTCGAGACAACTCCTACGTCAGAATCACGTGTAGCTACAGATAATAGCACACATTCATATCCATCGCTTTGTACTGTGTCGACAAGAGTAAGCACCGTTAATGAAAGAGAAACACCTTCACAAATATCTGTATCGTCGAGAAACGAGTCAACTGACAATAAACAAATTGTGTATACGTCATCAGAATCTGGTCATTCGGTTTATACGTCTTTTCCCAAAGTTTGCCTGGTAGATATGGGCTGTCAAACAGATGATACAACTCCAACAGAAAATAAATCGAGAAATATCTTAGTTAAATCCAAATTTGgaaaacacttaaacaaaaagaaacaaaatattagGATTAAATCGTCGAGACCCGGACAGATCCATTATGTTGAACGATATGCATCGTTGAATCCTTACAGAGATCAGGTTGAAGCAGATGCTGTTTTTCTCTCCAGAAAtcacaacaaaaagaaaaatttatttgACGCAGTTGAAGACGCTGTAAGACAAGAACATAAGGGAGAAAATCGGAAATACAGCATAACCTCAATTGACTAG